From a single Spongiibacter taiwanensis genomic region:
- a CDS encoding gamma-glutamylcyclotransferase family protein yields METIFTYGSLMCADIMSAVTGLTVVGVSATLHGYRRYAVVGEHYPGAVVENDRSVEGVLYTGVSSAALNRLDAFEGDCYLRKPVTVVSASGRLIEAQCYVWHDAFIAQLAPWDWSFSHFLSRGKDEFLARYIGCARD; encoded by the coding sequence GTGGAGACGATCTTTACCTACGGTAGTCTGATGTGCGCCGATATCATGTCGGCAGTGACCGGCTTGACGGTGGTTGGGGTGTCAGCAACGCTACATGGTTACCGCCGCTATGCTGTTGTTGGAGAGCACTACCCGGGCGCGGTGGTTGAGAATGACCGTTCAGTAGAAGGGGTTCTCTATACCGGTGTGAGTAGTGCCGCACTAAACCGTCTCGACGCCTTCGAGGGAGACTGCTACCTGAGAAAGCCCGTGACGGTGGTCTCAGCGTCGGGGCGCCTCATCGAAGCACAGTGCTATGTGTGGCACGATGCGTTCATCGCTCAGCTCGCGCCCTGGGATTGGAGCTTTAGCCATTTTCTCAGCCGTGGCAAAGACGAGTTCTTGGCCCGCTACATTGGTTGTGCACGAGACTGA
- a CDS encoding EAL domain-containing protein — MRPSLEQQFFPYFQPIIDVGRKSIVGYEALGRTRSSAGTISSIGPLFSDASVDRQYLLDIDRCIRRQAMARFAGVSDDVFLSLNLLPEWMSDLPEDAQVPTIAMAQECGLAPERILIEFIEAVGETPKMQELVGRYRDAGMRIAIDDFGAGHSHIDRLITLEPDFIKMDMSFFKRGMAGGLSQEVVKSLGELARRSGCHLLCEGVETKEEFFFALDCNARFVQGYFFYPPSAELITPDYPQAMLTALLAEYVQRKIGHLQARESYHAGMSAFFSEIESALRAPAVDLVNLPVPPEGFLRAYLCHRSGDQLSPNYESFHRDGGGWACMPENRGLNWSMRPYFHQILAAGEIQHRRHSISSPYRDLRTGQLCQTLGTLLDDGCILLADIAFREDRDSSGDDLYLR, encoded by the coding sequence ATGCGCCCCTCGCTTGAGCAACAGTTTTTTCCCTACTTTCAGCCCATTATTGATGTTGGTCGCAAATCAATCGTGGGCTACGAAGCCTTGGGACGAACCCGTTCGTCCGCCGGAACCATCAGTTCAATCGGGCCGCTGTTCAGCGACGCGTCGGTAGATCGGCAGTACTTGCTGGATATTGATCGTTGCATCCGCCGTCAGGCGATGGCGCGATTTGCCGGTGTATCTGACGATGTATTTCTGTCGCTAAACCTGCTCCCGGAATGGATGAGCGATTTGCCCGAAGATGCTCAGGTGCCTACCATTGCCATGGCCCAGGAGTGCGGTCTGGCGCCGGAGCGAATTCTTATCGAATTTATCGAAGCAGTGGGTGAGACACCGAAAATGCAGGAGCTGGTAGGGCGGTACCGGGATGCCGGCATGCGCATTGCCATAGATGATTTTGGTGCGGGCCACTCCCATATTGACCGTCTGATCACCCTTGAGCCCGATTTCATCAAAATGGACATGAGCTTTTTCAAACGAGGGATGGCGGGAGGCTTGTCCCAGGAGGTGGTGAAATCGCTGGGTGAGCTCGCCCGCCGCTCAGGCTGTCACTTGTTGTGCGAAGGGGTGGAAACAAAAGAAGAATTCTTCTTTGCCCTGGACTGCAATGCGCGGTTTGTTCAGGGCTACTTTTTTTATCCCCCCTCGGCAGAGTTGATTACACCCGATTACCCGCAGGCGATGCTGACGGCGTTGCTGGCTGAGTATGTCCAGCGCAAAATCGGGCATTTGCAGGCCCGGGAATCCTACCATGCGGGGATGTCGGCGTTTTTCAGCGAAATCGAATCGGCCCTGCGAGCGCCCGCTGTCGACCTGGTAAACCTGCCGGTTCCTCCGGAGGGATTTTTGCGTGCGTACCTTTGCCATCGCAGCGGAGACCAGCTGTCGCCCAATTATGAAAGCTTCCATCGTGACGGCGGTGGTTGGGCTTGCATGCCGGAAAATCGGGGCTTGAACTGGTCCATGCGGCCGTATTTCCACCAAATTCTGGCTGCGGGTGAAATTCAGCACCGCCGCCATTCCATATCATCGCCATATCGGGATTTGCGCACCGGACAGCTTTGTCAGACATTGGGTACTTTGCTCGACGACGGGTGTATTCTGCTTGCAGATATTGCCTTTCGCGAGGACAGAGACAGCAGTGGAGACGATCTTTACCTACGGTAG
- a CDS encoding response regulator transcription factor, producing MSEKLRVLLIEDDQEVADFIVKGLRDSHYEVTHVADGSEGLALAREGSFDMMVVDRMLPTLDGLSIVKALRDQANDMPVLILSALGEVDDRVKGLKAGGDDYLVKPFAFAELLARMEVLLRRRESSAAVTKLRVADLELDLLAHKATRGGEPLNLQPREYKLLEYLMRNAGQVVTRTMLLENVWDYHFDPQTNVIDVHISRLRQKIDKGFDKQLLNTVRGTGYLLDDTE from the coding sequence ATGTCTGAGAAATTGCGGGTTTTACTGATTGAAGATGACCAGGAGGTCGCCGACTTCATCGTGAAGGGCTTACGTGACAGTCATTATGAGGTCACCCATGTCGCTGACGGTAGCGAGGGACTTGCTCTCGCTCGCGAGGGCAGCTTTGACATGATGGTGGTCGACCGCATGCTGCCCACCCTGGACGGATTAAGTATTGTTAAGGCATTGCGCGACCAGGCTAACGATATGCCCGTGCTGATACTGAGCGCATTGGGTGAGGTTGACGACCGGGTCAAGGGCCTGAAGGCGGGCGGTGACGACTACCTGGTCAAGCCCTTTGCCTTTGCCGAACTATTGGCGCGGATGGAAGTGCTGCTGCGACGGCGCGAATCCAGTGCTGCCGTGACCAAATTGCGCGTCGCTGATCTGGAGCTGGATTTGCTGGCTCATAAAGCGACTCGGGGTGGCGAGCCGCTGAACTTACAGCCGCGAGAATACAAGCTGCTGGAATACCTGATGCGCAACGCCGGGCAGGTTGTTACCCGGACCATGCTGCTGGAAAACGTCTGGGACTATCATTTTGACCCCCAAACCAACGTTATCGATGTGCATATCAGCCGGCTTCGCCAGAAGATCGATAAAGGCTTCGACAAACAGCTGTTGAACACCGTGCGCGGCACAGGATACCTGTTGGATGATACTGAGTAA
- a CDS encoding RDD family protein, with protein sequence MPAKPKAATQPDTESTTAQPAEPTNAGVIRRLVAMVYDGLLLFAVLFIATLIPALIFSPEHIENSPQTNAVVHELNQPLDGWLFRIYLVLVIILFNGMFWRRQGQTLGMQAWRLKLVSQSGGTPSWGQCAIRVLASMVSLACGGLGYFWAWIDKRSLTWHDRLSNTQVLQLPKTEKNKKR encoded by the coding sequence ATGCCCGCCAAGCCCAAGGCCGCTACTCAACCCGACACTGAATCAACCACAGCCCAGCCCGCCGAGCCCACCAATGCAGGCGTGATACGGCGCTTGGTTGCGATGGTCTACGACGGCCTGCTGTTGTTTGCCGTCCTGTTCATTGCCACCTTAATCCCTGCCCTGATTTTCAGTCCCGAGCACATCGAGAATTCTCCTCAGACCAATGCGGTGGTTCACGAGCTCAATCAGCCGCTGGATGGCTGGCTATTCAGGATTTACCTGGTATTGGTGATCATTTTATTTAATGGCATGTTCTGGCGCCGACAGGGCCAGACCCTGGGAATGCAGGCCTGGCGACTGAAGCTGGTTTCCCAAAGCGGTGGCACGCCGTCCTGGGGCCAGTGCGCTATCAGAGTGCTGGCCAGCATGGTCTCGCTGGCTTGCGGCGGTCTGGGGTATTTCTGGGCCTGGATCGACAAACGCAGCCTAACCTGGCACGACCGCCTGTCCAACACTCAGGTGCTGCAACTGCCGAAAACAGAGAAGAATAAGAAACGGTGA
- a CDS encoding sensor histidine kinase: MILSKIFTSFTFRFLVAYVAWLGISVFLVLSLIYAFIAYGFFNDVQQSLEQEVQHLSEAYQGSRAAGVDRLIRHHSSPDRAIRFFYLVTDANKQKVAGNLETWPGDASQGRSWQDFKLESLTDFLKPVGDEFIVRSKQLAGGEYVVVARHYGDVINSTKLVAGALTRSMLATIVLGTLGGAVVSALTLRRVELVNRSLRKIMQGDFSERIDLMDKAGDLRRLCENVNKMLDRIEVLMNGVRQVSDNIAHDLRTPLTRLRGRLSDLQADLDPASGERVQEMLDEADELLGTFNALLRIAQVESGNRRSGYAEVDLAMLLADVAELYEPLAADKGLQFNVEIGSLGSYFGDRNLLFQAFANLCDNAIKYTPDGGEITVLARSVSDIVEIDIADSGVGIPVEEYERVFQRFYRVEGSRSRQPGNGLGLSLVKAVVNLHGGDIALLDNHPGLRVRVTLPLEPPQ, translated from the coding sequence ATGATACTGAGTAAGATTTTTACCAGTTTCACCTTCCGCTTTTTGGTCGCCTATGTGGCCTGGCTCGGTATATCCGTTTTTCTGGTGTTGTCGTTGATCTACGCCTTCATCGCCTACGGCTTCTTTAATGATGTACAGCAGTCTCTAGAGCAGGAAGTGCAGCACCTAAGCGAGGCTTATCAGGGGAGTCGTGCCGCTGGCGTTGATCGTCTGATCCGGCATCACAGTAGCCCCGATCGGGCGATCCGCTTTTTCTACCTGGTCACTGATGCCAACAAACAGAAAGTGGCTGGCAATTTGGAAACCTGGCCGGGGGATGCCAGTCAGGGGCGAAGCTGGCAGGATTTTAAACTTGAGTCGCTGACGGATTTCCTCAAGCCGGTTGGCGACGAGTTTATTGTGCGCTCCAAGCAGCTTGCCGGGGGCGAGTATGTCGTGGTGGCGCGTCATTATGGCGATGTGATCAATAGCACCAAGCTGGTGGCGGGGGCATTGACCCGCAGCATGCTGGCCACGATTGTGCTTGGGACGCTCGGTGGTGCGGTGGTTTCGGCGCTGACATTGCGGCGGGTGGAGCTGGTTAACCGCAGTTTGCGAAAAATAATGCAGGGTGATTTCAGCGAGCGGATCGATTTGATGGATAAGGCCGGGGATTTGCGTCGGCTTTGTGAGAACGTCAACAAGATGCTCGACCGAATCGAAGTCCTAATGAATGGGGTCAGACAGGTGTCGGACAATATCGCCCACGATCTGCGTACCCCGCTGACCCGATTGCGCGGTCGCTTGAGTGACTTGCAAGCGGACCTTGATCCCGCGTCGGGGGAACGGGTACAGGAAATGTTGGACGAGGCCGACGAGCTGCTCGGCACCTTCAATGCGCTGCTCCGTATAGCTCAAGTGGAATCCGGCAATCGGCGCTCGGGCTATGCCGAGGTGGACCTGGCGATGCTGCTTGCCGATGTTGCCGAGCTGTATGAGCCTTTGGCGGCGGATAAGGGGCTGCAGTTCAATGTCGAAATTGGCTCGCTGGGCAGCTACTTTGGCGATCGCAATCTGTTGTTTCAGGCCTTTGCGAATCTGTGTGACAACGCCATTAAATACACCCCCGATGGTGGCGAGATCACCGTGCTGGCGCGCTCTGTCAGCGACATTGTTGAAATTGATATTGCCGACTCGGGCGTGGGAATTCCCGTCGAGGAGTACGAGCGCGTCTTTCAGCGATTTTACCGGGTGGAGGGCAGTCGCAGTCGCCAGCCCGGCAACGGTCTGGGGCTGAGCCTGGTCAAGGCGGTGGTGAATTTGCACGGCGGTGATATCGCCCTGCTCGACAACCATCCCGGGCTCCGAGTGCGAGTGACATTGCCGCTGGAGCCGCCACAGTAA
- a CDS encoding FAD-binding oxidoreductase, protein MTKILFKGASLDCGADQNLLDCLLDSGYALPHGCRAGACQSCLLQLKSGNIDKSAQTGLSIPDRNRGLLLACQCYPTETLEVSPIAASALRTNATLISREQLSESVYVLKLSSRITWKAGQYINLWLPGKEQTRSYSIANLASEDLYAELHVRRHPGGYLSEALTQEINLGDSLQIQGPLGEFGHRSELLDDKFLMLAEGTGLAPLLAIAREIEGGLPGSQVDFLCTSRSHNYYGQPVLAQARERFSHWQYESYRSGNDEAPYEEITQGIRQRFASLRGHNIYVCGSEEFVSAMKRCCFLAGAPSSQIICETFVDFTAPGQSRAQPM, encoded by the coding sequence ATGACAAAGATACTTTTTAAGGGGGCCAGCCTAGACTGTGGTGCAGACCAGAACTTGCTCGACTGCCTGCTCGACAGCGGATACGCCCTTCCCCATGGTTGCCGGGCGGGCGCCTGCCAATCCTGTCTATTGCAGTTGAAATCAGGAAACATCGATAAATCTGCGCAAACGGGTCTGAGTATCCCCGATCGCAACCGGGGCCTGCTATTGGCCTGCCAGTGTTATCCCACCGAGACACTCGAGGTCAGCCCCATTGCGGCGTCAGCACTGCGCACCAACGCCACCCTCATCAGCCGAGAGCAGCTGAGTGAATCCGTCTATGTTTTGAAACTCAGCAGTCGTATCACCTGGAAAGCTGGTCAGTACATTAATCTCTGGCTGCCGGGAAAAGAGCAAACCCGCAGCTACTCCATTGCGAATCTCGCCAGTGAGGATCTGTATGCCGAGCTTCATGTACGGCGTCACCCCGGCGGCTATCTCAGCGAAGCCCTGACCCAAGAGATTAACCTTGGCGACAGCCTGCAAATCCAGGGACCTTTGGGCGAGTTCGGCCATCGCAGTGAACTCCTGGACGATAAATTCCTGATGCTCGCCGAGGGAACGGGGCTTGCCCCTCTCCTTGCGATTGCCAGGGAAATTGAAGGGGGGCTCCCCGGCAGTCAGGTGGATTTCTTGTGTACCAGCCGGTCACACAACTACTACGGTCAACCGGTGTTGGCCCAGGCCCGCGAACGCTTTAGCCATTGGCAGTATGAAAGTTATCGCAGTGGCAATGATGAAGCCCCTTACGAGGAAATCACTCAGGGCATACGTCAGCGCTTTGCGTCCCTGCGGGGACACAATATCTATGTCTGCGGCAGCGAGGAGTTTGTGTCGGCAATGAAGCGCTGCTGTTTTTTGGCGGGCGCCCCCAGCAGTCAGATTATTTGCGAGACCTTTGTTGATTTCACCGCGCCGGGTCAGTCTCGTGCACAACCAATGTAG